Proteins encoded in a region of the Mucilaginibacter sabulilitoris genome:
- a CDS encoding ArsR/SmtB family transcription factor, with amino-acid sequence MAIPTLDVFQVIGDPSRRKMLMMLSANSLTINSLAANFDMSRPAVSKHIKILETAGFISIQDMGRERYCTLKKEGFEELQAWLSYFDEFWASKLKKLETLLNNKLPN; translated from the coding sequence ATGGCCATACCAACGCTTGATGTATTCCAAGTGATCGGGGATCCCAGCAGGAGAAAGATGCTGATGATGCTGTCGGCTAATAGTCTTACAATCAATAGCCTTGCAGCTAATTTCGATATGAGCCGACCTGCCGTATCAAAGCACATTAAGATATTGGAAACAGCCGGGTTTATTTCCATCCAGGATATGGGCCGGGAGCGATATTGCACGCTGAAAAAGGAAGGCTTCGAAGAACTGCAGGCCTGGCTCTCGTATTTTGATGAGTTCTGGGCATCGAAACTGAAAAAGTTAGAAACCTTATTAAATAACAAATTACCTAACTAA
- a CDS encoding TonB-dependent receptor domain-containing protein, with protein sequence MKAIYILFLFTFFTVCVQAQVNPAAKGKISGKVTDAATKQPVDYATVSVYKQGSTSPFNGISTDPKGRFTVDNIPDGEYKVTADFLGYQRSIIEHVIVKNGASTVIGEILLAPVPHQLKGVTIVAKTPTVENRIDKMVYNPQNDLSAQGGVAIDILKKVPQITVDIDGNVELQGNSNIRFLINGKPSSIFGASLADALQSIPASQIKSIEVITSPGAKYDAAGTGGIVNIILKDSRVEGVNGSVNLSAGTRRENGSFNLNVRKGNFGVNAFFSGNAQLNSNSPNTRNRTSTDSAHNTTTLFQQGSSNFTRNGYESGLNLTWNISKHDDLTGSIGFNHFGNHGNGITNQDQRQVNALGEEISDFKSIRNSSSKFNGTSTDVSLNYKKTFEKEGQELNVLYTESFGRNTFSSFQQQDYLNADIPSSGISNNNPGKDRETNISVDYTHPVSKSFTIETGAKLDFNNINNNIITDTLQDGVFVPNANQTYGFSYHRKIYAYYLSATTSVFNNFLDIKAGLRDEYTTTKADFEGTNIPNYNILAPSLVLSHKLGNSQSIKISYTRRVQRPDYGDLNPFLNISDPHNINTGNPNLKPELGNNFELGYNKSFDKGANINIAAFYRHNTNDIQQFTTFYDSLVVNGVTYSQVSLSQRYNLGSQTREGINLYGSVPITDKLSVRSNMFFSARTSNNPGSKSVTGFSYRINMNVQYNFGHDLSAEFFGNYRSSQKDIQGTDPKFVFYNIAMRKMILNKKFSFGLTASNPFANFVGQRSTTFGSNFNQVNIRQVPIRSFGISLSYKFGKLDFKKDDRDNRDNKDDDTNNSPDTPPLEKPKDNAGSNGGGKSK encoded by the coding sequence ATGAAAGCCATTTATATCCTGTTTCTGTTTACTTTTTTTACTGTATGCGTACAAGCTCAGGTTAATCCCGCCGCCAAGGGTAAAATAAGCGGTAAGGTTACTGATGCTGCTACCAAACAGCCTGTAGACTATGCAACAGTATCTGTCTATAAGCAAGGTAGTACATCGCCTTTTAATGGCATCAGTACCGATCCTAAGGGACGTTTTACAGTGGATAATATACCAGACGGAGAATATAAGGTTACGGCCGATTTTTTAGGTTATCAGCGTAGCATCATTGAGCATGTAATTGTTAAAAATGGCGCCAGCACAGTAATAGGTGAAATACTGCTGGCTCCTGTACCGCACCAGTTAAAAGGTGTAACTATAGTTGCTAAAACCCCAACTGTTGAAAACAGGATAGACAAAATGGTTTATAACCCTCAAAATGACCTGAGCGCGCAGGGTGGGGTGGCTATTGATATCTTAAAAAAAGTACCGCAGATAACCGTTGACATTGACGGCAATGTGGAACTGCAGGGTAATTCCAATATTCGGTTTTTAATAAACGGAAAGCCCTCCAGTATTTTTGGGGCCAGCCTTGCTGATGCACTTCAGAGCATACCGGCCAGTCAGATCAAGAGCATAGAAGTAATTACAAGTCCTGGGGCCAAGTATGATGCGGCCGGAACCGGTGGTATTGTGAACATTATTTTAAAGGATAGCCGGGTAGAGGGGGTAAACGGAAGTGTTAACCTATCGGCAGGTACCCGCCGTGAAAACGGCTCGTTTAACCTCAATGTGCGTAAGGGAAATTTTGGCGTAAACGCTTTTTTTAGCGGTAATGCCCAGCTTAACAGTAACTCGCCAAACACGCGTAACCGTACTTCAACAGATTCAGCGCATAATACCACAACCCTATTTCAACAGGGCAGCAGTAATTTTACCCGCAACGGGTATGAATCGGGCTTAAACCTTACCTGGAATATCAGCAAGCATGATGATCTTACCGGCTCTATCGGGTTTAATCATTTCGGTAATCATGGCAATGGCATTACCAACCAGGATCAAAGACAAGTAAACGCGCTCGGTGAGGAAATATCCGACTTTAAAAGCATCCGTAACTCAAGCAGTAAGTTTAACGGTACATCAACAGATGTAAGCTTAAATTATAAAAAGACATTTGAAAAAGAGGGGCAGGAGCTTAATGTGTTGTACACCGAAAGTTTTGGCCGCAATACTTTCAGCTCTTTTCAGCAGCAGGATTATTTAAACGCAGACATACCATCGTCAGGTATATCAAATAATAACCCCGGTAAAGACAGGGAAACCAATATTTCTGTCGATTATACTCACCCTGTAAGTAAAAGCTTTACCATTGAAACCGGCGCCAAGCTCGACTTTAATAACATTAACAACAATATTATAACCGACACTTTACAAGACGGCGTGTTTGTGCCTAATGCCAATCAAACTTATGGCTTTTCATATCACCGTAAAATATATGCCTATTATTTGTCGGCCACCACATCGGTGTTTAATAACTTTCTGGATATAAAGGCCGGTTTGAGGGATGAGTACACCACCACTAAAGCTGATTTTGAGGGTACAAACATCCCCAATTATAATATACTGGCGCCATCATTGGTTTTATCTCATAAGTTGGGAAACAGCCAGTCTATCAAAATAAGCTATACCCGGCGTGTGCAGCGCCCCGATTATGGCGACCTGAACCCCTTTTTAAATATCAGCGATCCGCATAACATCAATACCGGTAACCCTAACCTTAAGCCCGAGCTTGGCAATAATTTTGAACTCGGTTACAATAAATCATTTGATAAAGGAGCAAACATTAATATAGCCGCGTTTTACCGCCACAACACCAATGATATACAGCAGTTCACCACTTTTTATGATTCGCTTGTAGTAAATGGTGTTACTTATTCGCAGGTATCATTAAGCCAGCGGTATAACCTGGGATCACAAACACGCGAAGGCATTAACCTGTATGGTTCAGTACCTATTACGGACAAGTTGAGCGTACGCTCAAATATGTTCTTTTCTGCGCGTACCAGCAATAATCCGGGCAGCAAGAGCGTAACCGGTTTTTCTTACCGTATTAACATGAATGTGCAGTATAATTTTGGGCATGACCTGAGCGCCGAGTTTTTTGGTAACTACAGGTCATCGCAAAAAGACATTCAGGGAACCGACCCTAAATTTGTGTTCTACAACATTGCTATGCGTAAAATGATCCTGAATAAAAAATTCAGCTTTGGGCTTACGGCGTCAAATCCGTTTGCCAATTTTGTTGGCCAGCGTTCAACAACATTTGGCAGCAACTTTAACCAGGTAAACATCAGGCAGGTACCTATACGTTCATTTGGTATAAGCCTGAGCTACAAATTTGGCAAGCTCGACTTTAAGAAGGATGACAGAGATAACAGGGACAATAAAGACGACGATACGAATAACAGCCCCGATACACCTCCTTTAGAAAAACCTAAAGACAATGCAGGCAGCAATGGCGGCGGTAAAAGTAAATAA
- a CDS encoding DUF3810 domain-containing protein, with protein sequence MRYNPATKILLKRIAAILLLTLAVFMLMQWANYPSSVERYYSGGFYIFICSVFHPVLNLFPFSIGDVLYIAVIAYLIYKMVGLFKLLFKKQFKIIGMQLLGLVIGVEVGILAFYLFWGMNYFRPSAAERLNLRDTSFTTADLRAVTKLLIDSANITRARVTHADMAQTNSTIYQTAVQAVKSLSTDSVSFRSYHPDIKPSLLTFLLNYIGTSGYYNPFTSEAQINYQMPVFNRPFVACHEMSHQMGYGAEDEADFAGFIVAVNSRDRLLRYSAYHLAVSEFMYSLGRRDTIAYKELKAGISKNVRHDFKIEHDYWLSYQNKLSAISSVFYDNFLKANNQPGGLETYNRMVLLVMALERKYWVN encoded by the coding sequence ATGCGTTATAACCCCGCTACAAAAATTTTATTAAAACGAATAGCTGCCATATTATTATTAACACTGGCTGTTTTTATGCTGATGCAATGGGCAAATTACCCGTCATCTGTTGAGCGGTATTACTCCGGCGGTTTTTATATATTCATTTGCAGTGTATTTCATCCTGTTTTAAACTTATTTCCGTTTAGTATTGGCGATGTGTTATACATCGCGGTTATAGCTTATTTAATTTATAAGATGGTTGGGCTTTTTAAACTGCTTTTTAAAAAACAGTTTAAAATAATAGGGATGCAATTATTAGGACTGGTTATAGGCGTTGAGGTAGGCATATTAGCTTTTTATCTTTTCTGGGGTATGAATTATTTCAGGCCATCAGCTGCCGAACGATTAAATTTGAGAGATACCTCCTTTACCACTGCCGATCTGAGAGCCGTAACCAAACTGCTTATTGATAGTGCTAATATTACCAGGGCACGCGTTACTCATGCCGATATGGCCCAAACAAACAGTACTATTTATCAAACTGCCGTACAGGCTGTAAAATCGCTCTCAACAGATTCTGTTAGTTTTCGTTCGTATCATCCCGATATTAAGCCTTCGCTGCTAACATTTTTGCTCAACTATATTGGTACATCGGGATATTATAATCCTTTTACCTCCGAAGCGCAGATCAATTACCAGATGCCGGTTTTTAACCGGCCGTTTGTGGCCTGCCACGAAATGTCGCACCAGATGGGGTACGGAGCCGAGGATGAAGCTGATTTTGCTGGTTTTATAGTGGCGGTTAATTCTCGCGACAGGTTGCTGCGTTATTCGGCATACCACCTGGCAGTTAGCGAGTTTATGTACTCATTAGGCCGGCGCGATACTATAGCTTATAAAGAATTAAAAGCCGGCATTTCAAAAAATGTACGCCATGATTTTAAAATAGAGCACGACTACTGGCTATCATACCAGAACAAGCTGAGCGCCATAAGCAGCGTTTTTTATGATAATTTTTTGAAGGCCAACAACCAACCCGGTGGACTTGAAACATATAACCGCATGGTATTGCTGGTAATGGCCCTTGAACGGAAGTACTGGGTTAATTAG
- a CDS encoding UBP-type zinc finger domain-containing protein, with protein MTEEEVCGHLAAVTNIKQPREYVCEECVKTHSSWMHLRTCQTCGVTLCCDSSPNTHMTKHFEASNHPVVISAEPGERWLWCYIDEQAIGY; from the coding sequence ATGACGGAAGAAGAAGTATGCGGGCATTTAGCTGCCGTTACCAATATCAAACAGCCAAGAGAATACGTTTGCGAGGAGTGTGTAAAAACACATTCCTCGTGGATGCACCTGCGCACGTGTCAAACCTGCGGGGTTACACTTTGCTGTGATAGTTCGCCCAATACACACATGACCAAACATTTTGAGGCGAGCAACCACCCGGTAGTTATATCGGCCGAACCCGGCGAACGCTGGTTATGGTGTTATATAGATGAGCAGGCTATAGGATATTAA
- a CDS encoding SRPBCC family protein, which yields MAKIIKHQFSFSHPVEMVWEYLTKSELMEQWLMKNNFQPIIGFDFQFRTGPIPSLDFDGIFYCKVLEIVPFKKLSYSWRSGPGGGEISLDSVVIWKLEPKDKGTELFLEHSGFAKKENLDFYNGLLQGWVEKLENINKLLNAKQHGHTNA from the coding sequence ATGGCAAAGATTATTAAACACCAATTTTCCTTCTCTCATCCGGTTGAAATGGTTTGGGAGTACCTCACGAAATCTGAACTGATGGAGCAATGGCTCATGAAAAATAATTTTCAACCCATCATCGGGTTTGACTTTCAATTTAGAACCGGGCCCATACCCAGCCTGGATTTCGATGGTATCTTTTACTGCAAAGTATTAGAGATAGTACCATTTAAAAAACTTTCCTACTCCTGGAGGAGCGGTCCCGGTGGGGGTGAAATTTCGCTTGATTCTGTAGTGATATGGAAATTGGAGCCGAAGGATAAAGGCACTGAGCTTTTCCTGGAGCATAGCGGTTTCGCCAAAAAAGAAAACCTGGATTTTTACAATGGTTTGCTCCAGGGCTGGGTGGAAAAGCTCGAAAATATTAATAAACTTTTAAACGCCAAACAACATGGCCATACCAACGCTTGA
- a CDS encoding SRPBCC family protein → MTTPDFNTTFSVDNTPKEVFNAVNNVRGWWSERIDGGTEQLNDEFTYQRWELHKCTMKLIEVIPDKKVVWQVLDNYFSFTEDKTEWIGTKISFDISEKDGKTQLLFTHWGLVPAYECYDVCFDAWSSYIKGSLQNLITTGKGEPNPRVE, encoded by the coding sequence ATGACTACACCAGATTTTAACACTACATTTTCGGTAGATAACACCCCTAAAGAAGTATTTAATGCGGTGAATAATGTACGCGGGTGGTGGTCCGAAAGGATTGATGGCGGTACAGAGCAACTCAACGATGAGTTTACCTACCAGCGTTGGGAGCTTCATAAATGCACCATGAAATTAATAGAAGTAATACCCGACAAAAAAGTAGTTTGGCAGGTACTGGACAACTATTTCAGTTTCACGGAAGACAAAACAGAGTGGATAGGTACAAAGATCAGCTTTGATATTTCTGAAAAGGACGGAAAAACGCAGCTCCTTTTCACCCACTGGGGGCTGGTTCCGGCATATGAATGTTATGATGTTTGCTTTGATGCGTGGAGCAGCTATATTAAGGGTAGTTTGCAAAACCTTATCACTACAGGTAAAGGCGAACCTAATCCCAGGGTAGAATAA
- a CDS encoding DUF47 domain-containing protein encodes MSILPNSNKIFYDLFNRIAANVVEMATLLNTAVNSKDIFEQKYNFTHIDKLKIKSYEVTHQVYSESGKQLVSPFQRKDMCDLAAAIDDVADSIAMASRRIHLYDVPQITPPIISLASLILRTSTELQKAINAMNNLGNSAHIFELCSSIKKLEYQADTVYNEAFADLLANETDAIQLIKYTDVFMAMETATDSCEDATLIIESILIKNG; translated from the coding sequence ATGTCGATACTCCCTAACTCTAATAAAATTTTTTATGATTTGTTTAACAGGATTGCGGCCAATGTTGTTGAAATGGCAACTCTGTTAAATACTGCCGTAAACTCTAAGGATATTTTTGAGCAAAAGTACAATTTTACCCATATTGATAAATTAAAGATCAAGAGTTACGAGGTTACTCACCAGGTTTATTCAGAGTCGGGTAAACAACTGGTATCTCCATTTCAGCGCAAGGACATGTGCGACCTGGCTGCCGCCATTGATGATGTTGCCGATAGTATTGCCATGGCCTCGCGCAGAATACACCTGTACGATGTGCCACAGATAACCCCACCTATTATTAGCCTGGCAAGCCTCATACTCCGAACAAGTACCGAATTGCAAAAGGCCATCAATGCCATGAACAACCTGGGTAACTCGGCTCATATATTTGAGCTTTGCAGCAGCATCAAAAAACTGGAGTATCAGGCTGATACCGTTTATAACGAAGCTTTTGCCGATCTGCTGGCCAATGAAACCGATGCCATACAGCTTATAAAATATACCGATGTTTTTATGGCGATGGAAACCGCTACAGACAGCTGCGAAGATGCCACGCTTATTATTGAAAGCATCCTGATAAAAAACGGTTAA
- a CDS encoding DUF2911 domain-containing protein, with translation MRRVFQLKAAMLVAVALLTATFAQAQNKKPASPHDSTTAVVAGSTIKIKYGSPYVKGRKVLGELVPFDKVWRAGADSATSITTSKAIKVEGKPLPAGRYAFFVIPSASGTWTLIFDKNPKQWGAYTYKESNDQLRVTVKGKTAPKQESLTYAINKTGFNLRWDTFEVPVSIK, from the coding sequence ATGAGAAGAGTATTTCAACTAAAAGCAGCAATGCTTGTAGCAGTTGCGCTTTTAACAGCAACTTTTGCGCAAGCACAAAACAAAAAGCCGGCAAGCCCGCATGATAGCACAACTGCGGTGGTAGCAGGTTCAACCATTAAAATTAAATACGGCAGTCCTTACGTAAAGGGCCGTAAAGTATTAGGCGAACTGGTGCCTTTTGATAAGGTATGGCGTGCCGGTGCAGATTCGGCTACCAGCATTACTACCAGCAAAGCCATAAAGGTAGAAGGTAAACCGCTTCCGGCAGGTAGATATGCATTTTTTGTTATCCCGTCTGCAAGCGGCACATGGACACTTATTTTCGACAAAAATCCGAAGCAATGGGGCGCATATACCTACAAAGAAAGCAACGACCAGCTAAGGGTTACTGTTAAAGGAAAAACCGCTCCAAAACAGGAAAGCCTTACCTATGCTATCAATAAAACAGGTTTCAATTTAAGATGGGATACATTTGAAGTACCTGTTTCTATCAAGTAA
- a CDS encoding EamA family transporter yields the protein MWWIYALLSALFAALTAIFAKVGIKGVDTDLATAVRAVVILILAWAIVLFKGNNNGISGLTKTNWTFLILSGCATGLSWICYFKALQLGKVSQVAPVDKLSVAIAIVLSVLFLGEPLTFKTASGALLIIAGTIVLIF from the coding sequence ATGTGGTGGATATACGCCTTACTATCAGCACTTTTTGCTGCACTTACCGCAATATTTGCCAAAGTAGGCATAAAGGGGGTGGATACCGATCTGGCTACTGCTGTCCGTGCCGTGGTGATATTGATACTGGCCTGGGCCATTGTATTGTTTAAAGGTAATAACAACGGTATAAGTGGCTTAACCAAAACCAATTGGACATTCCTTATACTCTCGGGCTGTGCCACCGGGCTTTCATGGATATGCTATTTTAAAGCGCTGCAATTGGGGAAAGTGTCGCAGGTGGCACCGGTTGATAAATTGAGCGTGGCGATAGCTATAGTGTTGTCGGTTTTGTTTCTGGGAGAGCCACTTACCTTCAAAACCGCGTCGGGAGCCCTGCTCATTATCGCAGGTACTATAGTGCTTATATTTTAA
- a CDS encoding DoxX family protein encodes MNLVHKIENWGDTHHPKILDFVRIALGVFLLLKGVAFMENTSYLKSLIDSQDVVDLSPLVLMILVYYVTFAHMVGGILIALGILTRLASIIQIPIVLGAVFLTGIFQEPINAMAWPSVTALILLVLFTIIGSGPISLDKYLSE; translated from the coding sequence ATGAACTTAGTTCATAAAATTGAAAACTGGGGCGATACCCATCACCCTAAAATTCTTGATTTTGTGCGTATAGCACTTGGTGTATTTTTGCTGCTGAAAGGTGTAGCTTTTATGGAGAATACCTCATACCTTAAAAGCCTTATTGACAGTCAGGATGTAGTAGATCTCTCGCCTTTGGTATTAATGATCCTGGTGTATTATGTAACCTTTGCCCATATGGTAGGGGGGATACTGATAGCTTTAGGCATATTAACCCGGCTGGCATCTATTATTCAGATACCGATAGTTTTAGGAGCGGTATTTTTAACCGGTATTTTCCAGGAGCCCATTAATGCCATGGCCTGGCCATCTGTTACAGCGCTTATACTATTGGTGCTTTTTACTATTATAGGTTCGGGACCAATATCGCTGGATAAATATCTTTCAGAGTAA
- a CDS encoding fatty acid desaturase codes for MTKKTDFVYSQESEPHRIRTKKILKQFPELRKLIGKNPNTIFAIIGLVAFQVVLAWFLRDQSWWLIFGAAYLLGAFADHALFVMIHECTHQLLFKNRNANRWASMFANLPQILPSAISFEKYHIKHHSFQGVHELDADLPNKWEAKLINNSFFGKALWLLFFPVFQIFRLSRLREIHPIDGWIVTNFVLQAVFTTAIWYFMGWPAVAFLLLSFSFSVGLHPLGARWVQEHYLTHSVEQETYSYYGNFNVVAFNVGFHNEHHDFPSIPWNKLPQIKKTAPEYYDTLYYHTSWTKLFLRFLFDREISLFNRILRKDRGRVALTDISKPDIDLVKTDSLKPALEPIVK; via the coding sequence ATGACTAAGAAAACTGATTTTGTTTATTCCCAGGAGTCTGAACCTCATCGCATTCGTACTAAAAAAATCTTAAAGCAATTTCCCGAGCTCAGAAAGCTGATAGGTAAAAACCCCAATACCATATTTGCAATTATAGGTTTAGTGGCTTTCCAGGTAGTTTTAGCCTGGTTTCTGCGCGACCAATCATGGTGGCTGATTTTTGGTGCAGCTTACTTATTAGGTGCCTTTGCCGATCATGCTTTGTTTGTAATGATACATGAGTGTACCCACCAGTTGTTGTTCAAAAATCGTAACGCCAACCGCTGGGCTTCTATGTTTGCCAATTTACCGCAGATATTGCCAAGCGCCATATCCTTTGAAAAATATCATATCAAACACCACTCTTTTCAGGGAGTACATGAACTTGACGCAGATTTACCGAACAAATGGGAAGCCAAACTGATCAATAATTCGTTTTTTGGCAAAGCGCTTTGGCTGCTGTTTTTCCCTGTTTTTCAAATTTTCCGCTTATCAAGGCTCAGAGAAATTCACCCTATTGATGGCTGGATAGTTACCAACTTTGTACTGCAAGCTGTATTTACAACTGCTATATGGTATTTTATGGGTTGGCCGGCCGTGGCGTTTTTACTGTTAAGTTTCTCTTTTTCGGTTGGCCTGCACCCGCTTGGTGCCCGCTGGGTTCAGGAACATTACCTCACCCACAGTGTGGAGCAGGAAACATACAGCTATTATGGCAATTTTAACGTAGTAGCCTTTAACGTGGGCTTTCATAATGAGCATCATGATTTTCCTTCTATCCCCTGGAATAAACTTCCACAAATAAAGAAAACAGCGCCCGAGTATTATGATACACTTTACTATCATACCTCATGGACCAAGCTATTTTTACGTTTCCTGTTTGATCGTGAAATTTCATTATTTAACCGCATCCTGCGTAAAGACCGCGGGCGGGTTGCGCTTACTGATATATCAAAGCCCGATATAGATCTGGTTAAAACCGATTCTTTAAAACCCGCGCTTGAACCAATTGTCAAATAA
- a CDS encoding sugar phosphate isomerase/epimerase family protein encodes MKTISRKKFLTTAALATAGIPFGLNAMGKDTTNPLTLNGRGVNNSTPAEKIKVSIFSKHLHWLNYTDMAALAAEMGFDGVDLTVRPDGHVLPENVAIDLPKAVAAVDKAGLKVYSIVTNIKQPDEKHTVDILKAASALGIKYYRTAWFNYNNAISVPENLQVISKQLSGLSALNKQYHIHGAYQNHSGNLFGASIWDLWLALKDLDPAFIGCQYDIRHATTEGADTWATSIQPLIPYIKTTNVKDFYWEKKDGKWEVKSVPLGGGMVDFKKYFGVIKQNNIGGPLSLHCEYDALGGAQDGAKQISISKQAFTAVVQKDLATLRGWLKDNGL; translated from the coding sequence ATGAAAACCATTAGCCGGAAAAAATTTCTGACTACTGCCGCGCTTGCCACTGCCGGCATTCCGTTTGGTCTGAACGCCATGGGTAAGGATACCACTAACCCACTAACGCTAAACGGTAGAGGAGTTAACAATTCTACTCCTGCCGAAAAAATTAAGGTTAGCATATTCTCCAAACACCTGCACTGGCTTAATTATACCGATATGGCCGCGTTGGCGGCCGAAATGGGCTTTGATGGGGTTGACCTTACCGTACGTCCGGATGGCCATGTGCTGCCTGAAAATGTTGCCATCGATTTACCCAAAGCGGTTGCAGCTGTTGACAAGGCCGGCTTAAAAGTGTACTCCATAGTAACCAATATTAAGCAACCCGATGAAAAACACACGGTGGATATTTTAAAAGCTGCATCGGCATTGGGTATAAAATATTACCGCACCGCCTGGTTCAATTATAACAATGCCATCAGTGTGCCCGAAAATTTGCAGGTTATCAGCAAACAACTATCGGGTTTGTCAGCCTTAAATAAGCAATACCATATTCATGGCGCATACCAAAACCATTCCGGTAATCTTTTCGGGGCATCCATATGGGATCTGTGGCTGGCACTGAAGGATCTTGATCCGGCTTTTATTGGCTGCCAGTACGATATAAGACATGCTACAACCGAAGGGGCGGATACCTGGGCTACCTCCATACAACCGCTGATACCTTATATTAAAACTACCAACGTCAAAGATTTTTATTGGGAGAAAAAAGATGGAAAATGGGAGGTAAAGAGCGTTCCGCTGGGCGGTGGAATGGTTGATTTTAAAAAGTATTTCGGAGTTATAAAGCAAAATAATATAGGAGGTCCGCTTAGTTTACATTGCGAATATGATGCCCTGGGTGGTGCGCAGGATGGCGCTAAGCAGATCTCCATCAGCAAGCAAGCGTTTACGGCTGTAGTTCAAAAAGATCTGGCTACCTTAAGAGGTTGGCTAAAAGATAACGGGTTGTGA